Below is a window of Dictyostelium discoideum AX4 chromosome 1 chromosome, whole genome shotgun sequence DNA.
tgttttttatttttcttttttttctattataaaaaaataaaaataaaataaaaacgttttttaattaaataataatataacgaatgatttatatttaaaataaactaatctgaattgttgaaaaaaaaaaaaaaaaagtgtttgtGTGTGGGATATTGTGgaaatacaaaaaataaaaaaaaatataaaaaaaaatataaaaaaaaaaaaataaaaataaaaatttaaaaaaagagaaaattcaaaaaaaaaaaaaaaaaaaaaaaaaaaaacaaaatttttttttttttaaaaaaaaaaaaaaaaaaaaaaaaaaaaaaaaaaaataaataaattaataaataaataacgaACGATTATTTTgaccatctttttttttttactctttttttacttaacatttatttttttttgtttattattttattttttatttttttttttttatttttttttggattaaaatttttaattttttttttttttttaattttttttttttttgaattttttaaatttttcattttttgttcAAATATCACACTCACAGTAATCACCCacatacatatatataaaatcatGGAAAATAGATTAACCACTAGCTCAATTGTCACTAGACCATTAACCCCAAGATATCCagttattattaaagatcCAACAAATAAGGATGTTATATCTAACTTTAGATTAGGTGATCATTTCTTAGCTTTAGGTGTTACAACCATCCTTACATCTGGTTATTACTATTCAACTTGTAAGTAATATGACACATCCCCCCTGTCtactttaattaatttagtagttatctaatttaattaataaacttttatcaatttattattattattattatcattattattattgaaattacaataaattaTGATTGACAATTatccaaattttattttctatggaaaataaaataataataatcataataataatcaaaagaTCTTCATAAACCATCAACTATTTTATGGGGTGCATTTATTTTACCAACTATGTACGTTTTAAGTGGTGAACGTGTTTCACAAAGATTAAAGGGTGTacaagaaaatcaaaaagattGTGCTAAATATGGTATTGAATTCACTCAAAATATAACTCCatacaatttataaattacaatacagaaaaaaaaaaatagtaataataataatataaaaaaaaaaaaaaaaaaatttcaagtaaataatataaaacatAATTGGTATAATAGCATAAAAAGGaagaaagaagaaaaaaaaaaaaagaagaaatcgaatataaacaaaactatttttttatagttttttttttttttttttaattaattttaaataaacttttttttttataaaaaaaaaaaataaacgaacgaaatagttttttttttttttttttttcattttttatttttatttttactttcctttttttttttttttttttaaccataACTTACGGtctaaacaaaataataatatatacagataaataaaaaaaaaaaaaaatggaaaataatGAAGTAGAAATGAATTTCGAGGATAAAAGATACCAAAGTATCCAAGAAGcagaaaaaaaagttttagaaATGGCAAAAGTTCAactttttaatagttttgaatctttaaaagataaagCAAATGAGattacaaaattatttgatgattgtGTACCAACAATACCAACAAATAATCCTCAAATTTATACTTTGGTTacagttttaaatttattacttaaaaatgaattatcaacttttattgtaagttttttttttaaaaaaaaaaaaaaaaaaataataataatgaatattaatagtttttttaataatttttaaaaaataggaTTCAAGAAAATCAGTTTGTTTAAATGGTAATACATTATTGAATGAaatgaaatcatttaaaGTTGAACAAGTTAGCTTTCATTgttattcattattaaaaggatattttgaaaatgttcAAGATGATGTTTTAAATTGTGATTTTGTTTATGAAGAGATTGAAAAGTATGGTCAAATTGCAATTGATCTTTATGAATGGATCGATTCAAACTTCACAATAATATCTGTTAAATATAGTGAAGATATTTATGATGAAGAaatgtaatattaattaataaaaaaaaaaaagaaatattaaaaaaaagaaatattattaaaaaactataattatatttgtttttgttttaaaaattaaatttatttttcatcaattgattgattttcattttctttattgtttgattgttttgcagatttcttttcttctaaAGTTTTATAATATTCCATACTTTGATCATAGAATTGATTTGgatgattaattaattttgttaaaGTATTATTTGGATGAAGAAAATTGAAATGTTTTGTACAAGCTACATTTGGAGAAGTTTTGGTTGCTTCAAGGATTTGAATTCTTTGGAAATCATCAATACCTAAATCCAAGAGTTTTTGTTCCAATCTCTCTAAACTTTGTATATAAGGACAACCATGAACTAGTTTATCACCATTGTGAGGTGATTTTGAGATGATTCTAGGACAAGAGTATGGTGAATAATTTGTGGATTTACCTTCTAACCCATAGTTATGACGAATGTTATAAAGATATTCCTTATCGAAATCAGTGTTTGAAACTCTCTTTGAGAAGGCAATTCTCCAAAAGTTGATAGCTTCATCATAGGGTAAACCAATACCCTTTAAAAAAGTTCCAAATTGTAAACGACCTTCATATTTAAGTGAACTAGTCTCAACCAATGAATCATACATTACCCTCATACACATTGGGAAAGATGTCtttgataatggtgatacATCTTCCTTTCTAATATGTTTGGTATTTCCAAGTTGTGGTTTATTTGTACCATCACCTGCTTTTGGTAAGGTTGTAAAGAATTGAATTAACTCTGGAAACTCTTCTTTTATACGAGTTTTATCGGCTTTAATACGATCCAATGCAAAGTTCATATAGTTTTTAAATGTATGTATAACcatatctttaaaatttgaaatatatatatatgcttcacctttaataataattgctTTCTTtgtatcaattaattttggtaTATCTTGAAATGgtaacttttaaaataaatattattaaataaattgttcattaataccatcatcatcatcatcatcatcacacccaccacaacaaccatcaccaataataataaataaacaaattaaattaaaatacttACTTTATAGAAATGAGTATTATTTacttcatttaaatttaaatttgccTTCTTTACTAAATAACCTAAATCATCTTGATATTGTTCATATTCTTCTTGTGAAACTGGTGACCAACCAAATCCTTTGAATGAtgatattattgttgttaaatCTGATTGATTTAATCTATTTGCTAATAATATTGACTCTGTTGTGATAAACCAATTCCTATCAGTCGAGTCACACATTGCCAATCTAAGACAATAATGTGATAATTCATCTTTAATCTTAAATTGTTCATCTTTAGTTGAGCCTAAAAATCTGCTTGATAAATTACGAAAATCTTCATTATCCTTACTTGTATTGGATTTTTGTGCTGAAAGtgtatcttttaattttgataccTCATTTAATactaaaaaacaataatttaaataatattaaagaattttaatattttaaaaaaaaaaaaaaaaaaaaaaaatttattaagaaattattattgaatttgggTTGATACTTACAATTAAATCTATCTATACAATAGTTTTCAATTTGCGACATATTGCAATTGAAATCTGGaacatttatatataataaactaCAAGCATCATTTGATGTAGATGTTTGgctatttgtttttttaccTGCTCTTAACATTCTCTTTTTAATTAAGTATTATtggattaaaataaaaaatgaaaaaaaaaaaaaaaaaaaaaaaaaaatcttttttcagtttaaaaaaaaaaaaaaaaaaaaaaaaaaaaatggcgCCACCCGAaacatattatttatatttttaaatttatttttgtttttttaatttatttttttatttatttaatatcattatttttattttttttttttttcaatctaTCACCCAAATCAATacaatgaaaaaatattggcaataatttttataaacaaaaaaaaaaaaaagaacaaatggtatttatttggaaaaaaaaaaaaaaattttaaaaaaaaaaaaaaaactttacaTGAATATGAAATTTGGATCAAAATGGCTATGAAGTTTCAAAATTtgtcgaaaaaaaaaaaaattaaaaaaaaaaaaattttcatttttttttgaattttttgaaaaaaaaaaaaaaaaaatgaaaaattaaaaaaaaaaaaaaaaagaacagaTAGTCTCCACCAAACGATATTTATATACAtccaatatatttttatatattgaattaaaattttaaaaaaagaatgtcAAACAAGGTATTAATGATTGATGGTGATCGTATCAGTGGTAATGAAGTTAGAGCACAAAATGGTAAAtaattcaacttttttttttttcttttcttcaaccacaatattaatttttttttctttaaaacacCCACAACCAAcattttgaataaattttcttttttatttatttttcaactacaaaaacaatcataaataatattttaattaactttaaatcaaatataatgaaaaatcaaacaataatatgaaaaatcaaacaaTAATCATtgtcaattattattatttttttacataaatttttatttttttatttttttatttttttattttttttaataattttatagttttagCAGTTACAGCAATTGCAAATATAGTTAAAACATCATTTGGACCAATTGGTTTAGATAAAAtgttaattgataatattggaTCAATTGTTGTTACCAATGATGGTGCAACCATTTTACAAAAGATTGATATAGAACATCCAGCAGCAAAGATTTTAGTACAATTATCAGAATTGCAAGATCAAGAAGTTGGTGATGGTACAACTACAGTTGTAATTTTAGCAGCAGAATTATTGAAACGTGCCAATGAATTGGTAGCACGTAAAGTACATCCAACAGTTATTATTAGTGGTTTTAGATTAGCATGTACAGAAGCAATCAAATATATCAACGAAACATTAGCAGTTAAAGTTGAAACCTTACCAAAGGATTTCATTGTAAACATTGCCAAGACATCAATGTCATCAAAGACCATCAATGACGATAGTGATTTCTTTTCAAAGATTGTCATTGAGGCAATCACTCGTGTGAAAACCATCGATTACAAAGGTGACGTAAAATATCCAATCAATGCCATCAACATTTTGAAAGCCCACGGAAAGAGTGCAAAAGAGAGTACCCTCGTCGAAGGTTATGCCCTCAATTGTACAGTCGCTTCCGAAGGTATGCCAAAACGTATTCAAGGTGCTAAAATCGCATTTTTAGATTTCAATTTAGCAAAGACCAAAATGAAATTGGGTCAAAAGGTTGTCGTAACCAATGTAAATGATCTCGAAGCAATCAGAGATAGAGAGAATGACATTGTAAAGGAACGTATCTCACTTATCATTAAATCTGGTGCAAATGTTGTACTCACCACCAAAGGTATCGATGATTTATGTTTGAAATACTTTGTTGAAGCTGGTTGTATGGCCGTTCGTCGTTGTAAAAAAGAAGATCTTAAACGTATCGCCAAATCATGTGGTGGTACAGTCTTAATCACACTTGCAAATCTCGAGGGTGAAGAATCATTTGATACCACCGCCTTGGGTATTGCCGATGAAGTTGTTCAAGATAGATTGGCCGATGATGAATTAATCATTGTCAAAAACTCAAATAAGAAATCAGCTTCAATCATTCTTCGTGGTGCCAATGAATTAATGTTGGATGAAATGGAACGTTCCATTCATGACTCTCTCTGTATCGTAAAGAGAACTTTAGAATCTGGAACCATTGTTCCAGGTGGTGGTGCAGTTGAATCTGCCCTCTCTATCTATCTCGATAATATTGCCGCCACAATGGGTAGTCGTAAACAATTAGCAATCTCTGAATTTGCTGAATCCCTCTTGGTTGTACCAAAACAATTGGCTGTAAATGCTGCTCTTGATGCCTCTGATTtagtttcaaaattaaaagccTATCATCATGCCGCTCAAACTGATCCATCAAAGAAATCTTACGCATACTCTGGTCTCGATTTATTCAATAACAAAGTTAGAAATAATTTAGAGGCTGGTGTTTTAGAACCTGCCATTGCCAAAATCAAATGTATCAAATTTGCAACTGAAAGCGCTATCACCATCCTTCGTATCGATGATAAAATCACTCTTAATCCAAGAGAACAACAAGGTGGTGATCATGAAGGTCATggacattaaaaaaaaaaaaaaaaataaaaaaataaaaaaaaaaaaaaataaaaaataatatgataacaaaaaaaaaaaaaaatattaaaaaaaaaataaaaaaaaaaaattaaataaataaaaaaataaacataaatATGTataccattttttattatttttttttttattatattttttctaatgatttaaatgaattaagggaacactgttttttttttttttaatcataaaattaaaccaCCATGTTTAAGTgtcaaaaatatctttttttattttttatttttattttttttttatttttttttttcaaatataaaaaattccgacttttttttttatttttttttttttttttcttcaattttttattacacacaaccaatttaaaaaaaaaaaaaaaaagaaacaaaaaaaaaaaaaaaaagaaatttatttatttttttattttttgttttaagcATGTATCAAAAAAGATATGGATTTGGATTATAGTAGTGACAATTCGAGATTAGTAGCTGACAACCAAAACAATAAAACCAACACAAAAAATCAATCACAGCTATCTACATCTTCACAAATACCACAAACATCACAAtcatatcaacaacaacaacaacacaatcaacaacaacaacaacaacaacaacaaaaacaaaactcACGACCTTCAAGCCCAAAAACGATTCAAGCAAaggttaataataataataataataataataataataataataataataataataataataataatggagcAACAATATCTCACCCTCCAACATCCCAATCAAATGAAGATCTTTCAAGCTCTGCAGAGATTCACCACGATGATTCGGCacaattaaattctaatATATTTGAGAATTTAGGCTTCGTTATTGATATTactataaatttaaagaggAAGATGGAATTggttaaaataattaaaaaaaatggaggCAAAAGTTGTTATTCTTGTACAAAGgtatgtttttattattattttattacttttttttttttttttttaacaacactaatcttttattattattattattttattacatttttttttttttttttttttttttttttttaggctACTCACTTAATTACAACTAAACAAGGGTATCTagaaaaaacacaaaaagtAACACAAGCAATATCACTAGGTATACCTATTTTAGTAAAAGAGTATGTTCATTATTGTGCTTTTAAAAAGGAATTACTCGGAGTAGAAAATTATTTGGtttcttctttaattttggtatgtttattttttttattctcatatttattattttcctttttaatttctgactttttttttttattttttttatacctTAATATAGAATCCCACATCTACAACATTAAATAGTTCtcaagatttaattgaaaaaccaAATGAAGAGGAACCTCAAAATGGAACAATCAATGAACAACCAATAGCAATGACAATCGATAATACTTTGGAAAGTAATAAACCAATAGAAACAATACAGCCTTCATCTTTAGAAAAACAGGAACCAAAAGAAACTGAATTACAAACACAACAACAGCCACAAACAGAGTTAAAATCAGAATTAGAACCacaacaacttcaattaatacaagaaaaagataaaaatataaacaatttatcaattgattcaaatcATATGGATACATCGAAAATAGAAGCAGgcaataatatttcaaatcaaaCCCAATCGAATATTATAAGCTCTGTAGTTCAAACAATTGAACCTCTTAAAGAATGTAACAAGATCGatcttgataataataataataataataataataataataataataataataataataataataataataataataataataataataataataataatagtagtagtaataataaaaataaaaataatgtagATGAAGCACAAGAAggattaaatataaatagtgTAATGGATGTTCATTTAACATCATCGACATCATCaactttatcatcatcagatAATCAAGACAATGAATTATTGAGAGATGAGGGTACAACACCTAAATCTAAAAAGAAATTCTcacaaaaaaagaatcatcttttaaatttaaagaaaagttATCAAGATCCAGAGATTATAGCACACTCAAGACCAAGAAAaagtagtggtggtgtttCTTTGGTAGAGGCACTATCAGATCATGCAAattatatttcaaatttagatggttttaaatattatgcCAGAGCTAATAAGAGTAGTCTAAATAGTAATGCTACTACATCAGGAGGCAATAATAGATCAATCAAATTAAACGAGTATaaatatgatgatgaagaggaagatgaagaagatgaggatgaagaagatgaagaagaggatgaagaagaggaggaggaggaggaggaggaagaagaagattatgatgatgaggatttaaatgatgaggaaagtgatgaagatgattttGATAGTGATGAAGATGTTTCAAGATTTATTAAAGGAAAGttattacaaaaacaacagAAAATCtataaagatttagaaaGATTCGAGCATTCTCGTCAGCAgcaacatcatcaccaccaatcAAGTCAAGTCAATAGTTCAAAACCAAGATCTAGATCACATTCTAGAGATTATATCGAAAGTGAAATTGCCAAATATCTCCTCAATAATAGTGAGAAACAAATACCTTTATCACCAACAAAGAAGAgatcattatcaaatcaaTTTCACCAAGATGGAGGTAATAATACCACCGATGGTAActtgtttaataattttagtaCCAATGGAGGAGGTAATAGAACAAATATTGATGATTCCATAAAACAATCAATATTggaatcaccatcatcatcatcactcaAATCtagtaaaagtaaaaaatcaaaaaaaccaTTCTTACCTCCACTTTCGACATTAGTTCATATCTTAGTTACTTTTATCATTCTTAGTGCATTTTTTATGTCTTTACcctcaaattaaaaatgtaaaattaatttctaaaaaaaaaaaaaaaaaaaaaaaaaaaaagaaaaaaaaaaaaaaaaaaaaaaaatatccacatataaccaataaaaaaaaatctcttTCCCCAaattaaatatctttttttatcacattattttaatttattttttttttattttttttatttttttatttttttattttttggttttgagGACAGGAAAAGTGcgttgaaatttatttttgatttttttttttttttttagtttttttttttttagttttttttttttttttattttc
It encodes the following:
- the numA gene encoding calmodulin-binding protein (alternatively spliced), yielding MTIDNTLESNKPIETIQPSSLEKQEPKETELQTQQQPQTELKSELEPQQLQLIQEKDKNINNLSIDSNHMDTSKIEAGNNISNQTQSNIISSVVQTIEPLKECNKIDLDNNNNNNNNNNNNNNNNNNNNNNNNNNNNNNSSSNNKNKNNVDEAQEGLNINSVMDVHLTSSTSSTLSSSDNQDNELLRDEGTTPKSKKKFSQKKNHLLNLKKSYQDPEIIAHSRPRKSSGGVSLVEALSDHANYISNLDGFKYYARANKSSLNSNATTSGGNNRSIKLNEYKYDDEEEDEEDEDEEDEEEDEEEEEEEEEEEEDYDDEDLNDEESDEDDFDSDEDVSRFIKGKLLQKQQKIYKDLERFEHSRQQQHHHHQSSQVNSSKPRSRSHSRDYIESEIAKYLLNNSEKQIPLSPTKKRSLSNQFHQDGGNNTTDGNLFNNFSTNGGGNRTNIDDSIKQSILESPSSSSLKSSKSKKSKKPFLPPLSTLVHILVTFIILSAFFMSLPSN
- the numA gene encoding calmodulin-binding protein (alternatively spliced), encoding MDLDYSSDNSRLVADNQNNKTNTKNQSQLSTSSQIPQTSQSYQQQQQHNQQQQQQQQQKQNSRPSSPKTIQAKVNNNNNNNNNNNNNNNNNNNNGATISHPPTSQSNEDLSSSAEIHHDDSAQLNSNIFENLGFVIDITINLKRKMELVKIIKKNGGKSCYSCTKATHLITTKQGYLEKTQKVTQAISLGIPILVKEYVHYCAFKKELLGVENYLVSSLILNPTSTTLNSSQDLIEKPNEEEPQNGTINEQPIAMTIDNTLESNKPIETIQPSSLEKQEPKETELQTQQQPQTELKSELEPQQLQLIQEKDKNINNLSIDSNHMDTSKIEAGNNISNQTQSNIISSVVQTIEPLKECNKIDLDNNNNNNNNNNNNNNNNNNNNNNNNNNNNNNSSSNNKNKNNVDEAQEGLNINSVMDVHLTSSTSSTLSSSDNQDNELLRDEGTTPKSKKKFSQKKNHLLNLKKSYQDPEIIAHSRPRKSSGGVSLVEALSDHANYISNLDGFKYYARANKSSLNSNATTSGGNNRSIKLNEYKYDDEEEDEEDEDEEDEEEDEEEEEEEEEEEEDYDDEDLNDEESDEDDFDSDEDVSRFIKGKLLQKQQKIYKDLERFEHSRQQQHHHHQSSQVNSSKPRSRSHSRDYIESEIAKYLLNNSEKQIPLSPTKKRSLSNQFHQDGGNNTTDGNLFNNFSTNGGGNRTNIDDSIKQSILESPSSSSLKSSKSKKSKKPFLPPLSTLVHILVTFIILSAFFMSLPSN
- the polA3 gene encoding DNA polymerase alpha primase subunit encodes the protein MLRAGKKTNSQTSTSNDACSLLYINVPDFNCNMSQIENYCIDRFNLLNEVSKLKDTLSAQKSNTSKDNEDFRNLSSRFLGSTKDEQFKIKDELSHYCLRLAMCDSTDRNWFITTESILLANRLNQSDLTTIISSFKGFGWSPVSQEEYEQYQDDLGYLVKKANLNLNEVNNTHFYKLPFQDIPKLIDTKKAIIIKGEAYIYISNFKDMVIHTFKNYMNFALDRIKADKTRIKEEFPELIQFFTTLPKAGDGTNKPQLGNTKHIRKEDVSPLSKTSFPMCMRVMYDSLVETSSLKYEGRLQFGTFLKGIGLPYDEAINFWRIAFSKRVSNTDFDKEYLYNIRHNYGLEGKSTNYSPYSCPRIISKSPHNGDKLVHGCPYIQSLERLEQKLLDLGIDDFQRIQILEATKTSPNVACTKHFNFLHPNNTLTKLINHPNQFYDQSMEYYKTLEEKKSAKQSNNKENENQSIDEK
- the numA gene encoding calmodulin-binding protein (alternatively spliced), which translates into the protein MDVHLTSSTSSTLSSSDNQDNELLRDEGTTPKSKKKFSQKKNHLLNLKKSYQDPEIIAHSRPRKSSGGVSLVEALSDHANYISNLDGFKYYARANKSSLNSNATTSGGNNRSIKLNEYKYDDEEEDEEDEDEEDEEEDEEEEEEEEEEEEDYDDEDLNDEESDEDDFDSDEDVSRFIKGKLLQKQQKIYKDLERFEHSRQQQHHHHQSSQVNSSKPRSRSHSRDYIESEIAKYLLNNSEKQIPLSPTKKRSLSNQFHQDGGNNTTDGNLFNNFSTNGGGNRTNIDDSIKQSILESPSSSSLKSSKSKKSKKPFLPPLSTLVHILVTFIILSAFFMSLPSN
- the tcp1 gene encoding chaperonin containing TCP1 alpha subunit codes for the protein MSNKVLMIDGDRISGNEVRAQNVLAVTAIANIVKTSFGPIGLDKMLIDNIGSIVVTNDGATILQKIDIEHPAAKILVQLSELQDQEVGDGTTTVVILAAELLKRANELVARKVHPTVIISGFRLACTEAIKYINETLAVKVETLPKDFIVNIAKTSMSSKTINDDSDFFSKIVIEAITRVKTIDYKGDVKYPINAINILKAHGKSAKESTLVEGYALNCTVASEGMPKRIQGAKIAFLDFNLAKTKMKLGQKVVVTNVNDLEAIRDRENDIVKERISLIIKSGANVVLTTKGIDDLCLKYFVEAGCMAVRRCKKEDLKRIAKSCGGTVLITLANLEGEESFDTTALGIADEVVQDRLADDELIIVKNSNKKSASIILRGANELMLDEMERSIHDSLCIVKRTLESGTIVPGGGAVESALSIYLDNIAATMGSRKQLAISEFAESLLVVPKQLAVNAALDASDLVSKLKAYHHAAQTDPSKKSYAYSGLDLFNNKVRNNLEAGVLEPAIAKIKCIKFATESAITILRIDDKITLNPREQQGGDHEGHGH